TATATCTCGCGTTTGCTTCACCCGCACACCACTCTAACATAAACTTCCCTTGGCGTCACAACACAGACATTTATGTTAACATTCTCAAGCTATGACCCTCCCAATTGGTTAGGCATTGTAGACATACTAAAAATGAAAAGCTTATGTGGTTGTGTCGAGTATTTCATACTCAAACTGTCATACTAATTTGACCTTTCCAATTGGTTAGCCATTGTggaattattaaaaatgaaaagctTATGTGGTTGGTTACTATGTTGTAATCATGTATAGTTTAGTTACTTACCGGATGAAATCCAACCTTGTAATTAGTTATTTTCTTTGGACTGTACTATATGGTGTGGAGTATAATATGACATATTTTTGGAGCGTCAACGTCAAATACAGAAGGAGATTTTGGTCACGTTTGTGCGTAAATTGTCTCATCCATCCACAGTTGCATTTGTAgcattgatatatttttaatctttttccCTTATATATAGCAAATTTTCCCAAAAAGCAAAAAGATTggatatcccctatatattatttgtgaaatattacaacttatttttgtagccacgtgtcatcactaggatgattcttagaattattagagaaatatgttggtccatctaattatataattagctttttattaaactaatcataaattcattattaatgtcatttattatttccttaaataaagattacggaattgcctaatgtggctaaagtatatatgacaattaataattttgaataataaagatctgataaaaaacaatgtatcttctatcgaatttgtttaattttaaactattaaaataattttaaaaaatcacaataaccatattataaaaatttagattttctttatatgttatattttgaattttaaaaaacgactataaattactaaaactgttaaaagtctcacattcaaattttgcgatccatggtttaaaatttttgttatgacaaaatacaaatgattacaaaatcatataaataaagtttaatttaattaatcattaagatttaaaatatatatgtatatatatcattctaaattaaactataaaccatattgaataaataaatattttaatttcaaatttactttgaataaatttttttataaaagttttgaactaacattgataaatttttttaaattataaattactaaaattattaatcgaacaatgaaaattttgttatcagtaatttaaagtttttgctattaaagatacacatgatcaaaaaaaacatatgagtagaaagcatcatttaatagacattaatattaaaaatatactatgtatgttaatatcatttaaatttaattacatatcctatcaaattttttaaaaaaatgtttggattaataaaattgatttatacgtttgcaccaatttaattatatatgtaatagttactgacttttaattattcaacatatatttattatttcataatatgtaaaaacatataatacataaaataatttatatatataatgtttaatctAGTAAAGTAGGTAAAGCCCACACCAATACTAGGTTTTGTTAGGCACATTAGTTTGGTGTATAAGAAAGAAACCCTATACGTATGGAGGACTTGCGTGTGAGATTTGTTAGAGAGGATGTCGGGAAACGATGACGCTAAGACAGCTAAAATAGAGGTGTGGTGGGACATGAGGGACTGTCCGATTCCGGAGGGGTATGATGCTCGTCGGGTGCGTCCAAGTATAGAAAGGGCGTTCAAAAAACTAGGCTACACTGGTCGTGTCTCCATCACTGCCTATGGCGACCAAAACCAAACCCCTTGCCACGTCCTGCGAGGGCTGTCTTCCACTGGAGTCGCTGTTGTACAAACCATATCAGGTTAGTCTTTCTCTGATGTTAGTATAATAACAAAACCACCTCTAAACTAGACTagaaattttatgttattcatCCATATATTCACAGATAGCACGCGCTCAGTCATGTATCGGGATATGGTGGAATGGCGAGGTCATAACCCTCCTCCGGCTACAATAGTGATCATATCCGATCAGGTGGAAGGTGAATTCTCCTGGGATCTGGCCCGCCTACAACAGCGCACTAGATACCACCTTTTTCTGGCTTATTCAATTAAGAGATGTAAGGACTTATTCCTGCTCTATAAAGCAAATTGGCGCTGGGAGAAATtactagaagaagaagaagaaggaggcaCACCAGCGGGTGGTTTATCATCTGCTGCCGTGTTTTATTGCAAATCGTGTAATTTCAATTGCCAAAGCCTGAAGACATTCCGGAAGCATCTCTCGAGTTATAAGCATGGACTGGAAGTAAGCAAAgcatcctctctctctatatatatctctcaaattcttttgtttcataatCTGAGCATAAACTCTTTGTCGAGCAGGAGGCTATAAATTCTCCGGACTCACGACTGTCATGTGTAACGAAGACTTGGGCAAAGAACTACCCGGCCACGCCTGAACACGCCACCGCTAAAATACATGTGTTGTGGGACATGAATGACTGCCCTATTCCTGAGGGATATGATGCTTGTCGTGTCCGTCCAAGTATAGAAAGTGCGTTCAAGGAACTAGGCTACACTGGTCCTATCTCCATCACTGCCTTTGCCGACCAAAAACAAATCCCTGATCACCACCTTCTTGCGCTCTCTTCCACTGGTGTCGTTTTGCTCATACCCTCTTTCCCTGTTAGTCCCATTTCCCTGCTGTTATATAATTAGTGTTTAATTAACTTTCAACTGAAATTGTTTCCTTTGTTGAAATAGGGGACTTACACAGTCGCATGATTACAGAATTTGAGGAATGGACAAAAGATAATCCTGCTCCGGCTTCAATTATGATCATATCGGATGAACTGGCTTTGAGAAAGTCCCATTCATCACTTATTTGCCGGAAACTACAAGAGAGTAACTACAACTGTTTTTTGGCTTATTCAGTTAGGCCTTTTGAAATGCCAGTCCTGCTCACTTCTGCTGAGTGGCTCTGGAAAAGCTTACTTTCAGGTGCTTGTTTCTTGTTTGTTCTCTCATGTGTAACGAAGACTTGGGCAAGGAACTACCCGGCCACGCCTGAACACGCCACCGCTGAAATACATGTGTGGTGGGACATGAAGGACTGCCCGATTCCCGAGGGGTATGATGCTCGTAGGGTCCTTCCAAGTATAGAAAGCGCGTTCAAGGAAATAGGCTACTCGGGTCCTGTCTCCATCACTGCCTTTGCCGACCAAAAAGAAACCCCTGATCACCACCTTCTAGCGCTTTCTTCCACTGGAGTCGATTTTGCACATACCCTTCCCTGTTAGTTAGTCCCCATTTcctgttatttaattattaaggTTTTAATTTTCAACTGaaattatttctttttgtcGAAACAGGGGTCTTACACAGTCGCATGATTACAGATTGTGAGGAATGGATAGAAGATAATCCTGCTCCGGCTACAGTTATGATCATATCGGATGAACTAGCTTCGCCCAAGTCCCATTCATCACTTCTTTGCAGGAAACTACAAGAGAGTAACTACAACTGTTTTTTGGCTTATTCAGTTAGGCCTTTTGAAAAGCCTGTCCTGGTCACTTCTGCTGAGTGGCTCTGGGATAGCTTACTTGCaggtgtttttttgtttgtttgttctctCATCTTCCACAACATAACCACCAAACTAATTAAgctaagcttttttttttcctccccAGTTTCAGAGACAAAAAGACAGACTCTTCAGAAGGGCTGTGAAAGTGAAAGTGAAAGTGATGTTGAATTTACCGGTATGTTTTATTGCGATTTGTGCGACAGTGATTGCGAAAGCCTGGATGATTTCAAGAAGCATCTCTCAAGTAAAGAACATACACATGAGGTACGCATCCTCTCCCCTCTCCCTCTCTATCAATATATAGATTGTCTAGACTACAACCTGTTTAACTCTTTCTACTCGTTGTCAAACAGGACAACATAATGAATACGcattttcaatctttttctcaCCGGCATAGGCAATTTAAAATATCCAACTACTATGAGGAggcaagttttttttcttaatgataTATAAGATTCTCAACAGAGGAAAACATGTCCAAATACTCATATGTTTcgtttcatttcatttcatataTACATGTTGTAGGTAGGATATCCTCCCAAGACCAAACGTATGAGGAAAGCACCCCGGAAGGGTTTTCTGCCAAGATCATTACGTTTTACTAGACGTTGAAATTGCGTTTACTAAAGTGAAGCTAGCTCGCTCTTATCTTCCTTTCTGCTCTATGTTTCCCTTTGAACTATTTATTTCTGCTCTATGCTGATCGTTAGGCTTTCGTGCACGTGCATGTTCTCCAATTACATCAGACTTCGTTATAATCACCTCCAGTTGCGCAATAACAACAATCCTAGAgtcaaaacaatcaaaaacaaaacagaattGTTAGAGTTGTCGAGTATGTAATGATTCGTAGAGAGTTGTGTGATGTGATCTTAAAATCATTTACAGCAAAAGAAAGCAATTCAGAGAACAACAGCATTCAAATCTAAGGATTGATTCAAACTGTTACTAGATTACTTGGAAACTGATGGAATCTTTATACAAACTGTTACTAGAGTACTTCAAGTAGACACTTCCATTGTTTGGTTCCTCAGTTTATTATGATCAGCTTCTGTGTCATCATGTCTGAAGAAGCATCTTCTTTGTTCTCCTCGTCGTTCACATCTTCAGAATCCCTTTCTTACCTGCAACATCTGCTGGATTCTCCCGGGCCTTTGTTGTGGCTCGGACATTGGCTCCTTACTTGACGAGGTCCCAGTGAGAACCTTAAGCAGCGTAGTGAAGAGTTGCAAGTCCCTTGCGAGTGATGAAGTTCACTGAAACTCCTAAAGACAATAGAGTTCTCTCACAAGTTCCAAGTGtgaattgcaaaaaaaaagggtaaagAGGAAGAGAGTGATAGATAGTTGAATTGAAGTTAAATTAGTAATGATATAAGTATATATGCTGTAGAATGAATTACATGTCAACTAAACAGATAGACTTTTTTACTCTCTCATGAAGATGTCCttcttactttttctttttagattATGTAATACCagaaaaagagtaaaaaaataaagattgtgaaagcgcggatcaaaatctagttaaacataaaatattaactttgttTCATTGAGTAGTTGTTGTCACATAACGTTCACAtttctttcatttattttgtgGGTGATTTCGTTTATTTTCTTAAACCTAATATAAATTCTTTTCTTAAACCTAATATAAATTCTTTTGGGCTTTACCTCTTTAGTCCAATACCAAATTGTaattgacaaacaaaaaaaaacgagggggtaagaaACCCTAAACCAGAGTAACATAGATCAGCGAGTCACGGAACAAGAACACGATGACGGCCGCGGAGGAAGAAACCCAAAATGTTGCTGCTAGGaaggagaggaggaagaagaataaGAGGGCTTACAAGGGTAAGTAGAGGGAGAATAAGAAGAGGAAGCGGGGtggagcagaagaagaagaagatcacaaAGCCTCTACCTCaacccgaagaagaaaaaaaataggaatAAAAGAAGACGGATGAATGAAAGGACGCCGATAGCAATTACTCCTGAAGATGAAGATTTGATTGATAAGCTTAAGAGTAAGTCCACCATATTTCTACTAGATTTTGAAAATGTCAACTATCCCACTTCTGGTATTTATGACATGAAACTAGCAAACGAAGGTTACAGTGGGATGTGTACCTCGATGTGTTTGTGGGCTACAGTACCAAAAACAGCCGGGGAGAAATCAGTGTAGCATATATTTGTATCTTGAAGTTCAACCTGATATTCCTCCCCATCCTCCCCAGAATTTCCTCATCAACGGAAGAGTGAAAGGAATGTTGACTTATTTCTTCTATGAAAAAAGTTGTGATAAGAAATGTTCAATTTTTGTGCTCTTGCGACAATTAACCGATCCCTTCGGATAATTAGTCCAACGATAGCTATAATGTCATGAAGCTCCTTGTAATGATCAGAGCTTGAATCGGTCATCAGAATAAGAATTATGCCAAAAATTAACATACATTTTGGAATAGTAAAATTTATATCCAagataagaaaatgaaatgCTTTCATAAAAATTCTCGTAGAATTGAGAATGAAATTTAGTTAgcctaagaaaaaaaaagaactagtaTTTCAATACATTTTTTGGCCTATTAATTTGCATCCCAAAATTCATAATTGTCTCAAAAAAGTCATGCATCCCACAGTATATGATTCAATAGAAATCACACAAGGGTAGATTGATCTGTCTTCCGACTATTTTATCACCTACTTTGATTTCACGTCCATAGAATTTAAtttgatattgttttgattggacaaaaaaattagatattctCACATACTTGTTTTCGGTATCcgaaatatatcaaaaatactAAGTTGTAGTTAGAATCCCTAGATCATGACAACAAATCAATGAAGTTAACCAAAATGGTAGTATAATACACTACCTCTTTTTGGAATAATGAATATGTTGGGAGAGGCATTGGTCAATGGAGCTAGACCAGACAAAGGTCATTCATGGATACTAAATACATCGCGTAACCATCAAGTAAAGtagtaaacaaaaacaaataaaaatgtagcattaaaaaataatgaatcaaaGAATCAGACATGAGCAATGAGCACTATTGTTGGGATTTTGAAAGTCCATATCTAACTCTATATTATTCGATTaatacgatattgtccactttgagCATTAGAATCAATTCCACATGTGgatatctctttatatattagaattagacatttctttatatattagacactttTTATCTAATTCTTGAATGAATTATTGAGTTTACTGATGGATTCACTGGAACTCCGAAAGAAAATAGAGTTCTCACAACTTCCAAGTGTCCCTTTTGGGAGGCAAAGTGAATGGCAAAAATGGTTTAGAGGAAGAGAGTGATAGATCGTTGAATTGGTGTTAAATTAGTAAATCACATAAGTATATCAATGGTATAGAATGAATATTACATGTCAACTGAAACAGATAAACATTTTGCTCTCTCATGAAgatttcctttctttttctttttagattCTATAAAACCGGaaaagaggaaaaaataaatagtggaagtgattaaaaaaaaaaaccgtacCAATAAACGTCTTCTACTACATCTTGAGCATGTGTGATTCAGCGAGCGACGAACTAAGATCTTCTCGAGACTGTGATCTCCGGCTTTGGAGACGCATTTGACTCCTGCGAGGTGAGGACCAGA
The Brassica napus cultivar Da-Ae unplaced genomic scaffold, Da-Ae ScsIHWf_2248;HRSCAF=2901, whole genome shotgun sequence DNA segment above includes these coding regions:
- the LOC125600417 gene encoding uncharacterized protein LOC125600417: MIISDELALRKSHSSLICRKLQESNYNCFLAYSVRPFEMPVLLTSAEWLWKSLLSGACFLFVLSCVTKTWARNYPATPEHATAEIHVWWDMKDCPIPEGYDARRVLPSIESAFKEIGYSGPVSITAFADQKETPDHHLLALSSTGVDFAHTLPWVLHSRMITDCEEWIEDNPAPATVMIISDELASPKSHSSLLCRKLQESNYNCFLAYSVRPFEKPVLVTSAEWLWDSLLAVSETKRQTLQKGCESESESDVEFTGRISSQDQTYEESTPEGFSAKIITFY
- the LOC125600416 gene encoding uncharacterized protein LOC125600416, which gives rise to MSGNDDAKTAKIEVWWDMRDCPIPEGYDARRVRPSIERAFKKLGYTGRVSITAYGDQNQTPCHVLRGLSSTGVAVVQTISDSTRSVMYRDMVEWRGHNPPPATIVIISDQVEGEFSWDLARLQQRTRYHLFLAYSIKRCKDLFLLYKANWRWEKLLEEEEEGGTPAGGLSSAAVFYCKSCNFNCQSLKTFRKHLSSYKHGLEEAINSPDSRLSCVTKTWAKNYPATPEHATAKIHVLWDMNDCPIPEGYDACRVRPSIESAFKELGYTGPISITAFADQKQIPDHHLLALSSTGVVLLIPSFPGTYTVA